A window of Aricia agestis chromosome 3, ilAriAges1.1, whole genome shotgun sequence contains these coding sequences:
- the LOC121740253 gene encoding zinc finger protein 14 homolog isoform X5 gives MEFQETVVKDSPGLCRCCLSEGCYKELGAEYTWFNETEIYADMLLDCFDISISQHVDGPNGPNRLICEVCITRLRDACEFKKQVLESEKKFINMVCKGEFSKTVLVYKDPVKVELKDNLDTEYLDEDLDLDNDDLPEKIEIETPLDNADLTASVSAVKKKRGRPKKTLTEEEKPTPKKAKLEDKPRTSKGVKTRDIHKVTKCFMTTTHRNRLMKRNAVTIIESSTVFPFKWHRHDYLCFYCHKPFKELEVLREHSGKEHKKANVESAVSYLKRDEKVKIDISECVCKLCDKAADDLDSLVDHLRNTHNKNFEEACGYGVVPYKLSRNRYQCAVCSKTFQYFIKLNQHMNEHFGLYVCEHCGKSFLTQDRLRFHALSHGSNFKCASCSETFESLAQRTSHEMQQHNRRKLIKCLHCSETFKNYLLRKLHHNSVHNVKLTVISCPVCSKPFHVASKMWAHCKEVHVRERNFSCTMCEKKFFTRTHVQKHMVKHLGERTHHCEICKKSYARKQTLRDHMRIHNGDRRYACTQCSQAFVQNTSLKLHMKVHHPQN, from the exons ATGGAATTTCAAGAAACCGTAGTCAAAGACAGCCCTGGCTTATGCCGGTGTTGTCTCTCCGAAGGTTGTTACAAAGAGTTGGGAGCAGAGTACACTTGGTTTAATGAGACTGAAATTTATGCCGATATGTTATTGGATTGCTTTGATATAAGT ATTTCGCAGCATGTGGATGGCCCTAATGGTCCGAATAGGCTAATATGTGAAGTTTGCATTACGAGATTACGGGATGCCTGTGAATTTAAGAAGCAAGTGCTAGAGTCAGAGAAAAAGTTTATCAACATGGTTTGCAAAGGGGAATTCAGTAAAACAG TGCTGGTGTACAAGGACCCTGTAAAAGTAGAACTCAAAGACAACTTGGATACAGAATATCTTGATGAAGATTTGGACCTTGATAATg ATGATTTACCCGAAAAAATAGAAATAGAGACTCCTCTTGATAATGCTGATTTGACTGCATCAGTGTCGGCAGTAAAAAAGAAAAGAGGAAGACCAAAGAAGACTTTAACTGAAGAAGAAAAACCCACACCGAAAAAAGCTAAACTTGAAGATAAACCAAGGACATCTAAAG gtgTGAAAACCCGAGACATACACAAAGTTACAAAGTGTTTTATGACAACAACACACCGTAACCGACTCATGAAGCGAAACGCTGTCACTATCATAGAGTCCTCAACTGTGTTCCCCTTCAAGTGGCATCGTCACGACTACCTATGTTTTTACTGCCACAAACCATTCAAAGAACTGGAAGTATTGAGGGAACATTCTGGGAAAGAGCATAAGAAAGCGAACGTCGAGTCCGCCGTTTCGTATCTAAAGAGAGATGAGAAAGTCAAAATTGATATATCCGAATGTGTTTGTAAGCTGTGCGATAAAGCGGCAGATGATTTAGACTCGCTCGTCGATCATCTTAGAAATACACACAATAAAAACTTTGAAGAGGCATGCGGATACGGGGTCGTGCCCTACAAACTTTCCCGAAACAGGTATCAGTGTGCAGTTTGCTCTAAGACGTTTCAGTATTTCATCAAACTGAACCAGCACATGAACGAGCATTTCGGCCTCTATGTTTGCGAGCACTGCGGCAAGTCTTTCCTCACTCAGGACCGTCTGAGGTTCCACGCCCTCTCTCACGGATCCAACTTCAAATGTGCCTCGTGCTCGGAGACCTTCGAGTCGCTCGCTCAACGAACGAGCCACGAAATGCAGCAGCACAACAGAAGAAAGCTGATCAAGTGCCTCCACTGTTCGGAGACGTTCAAAAACTATTTGCTGAGGAAACTGCACCACAATTCCGTTCATAACGTTAAATTGACGGTCATAAGCTGTCCAGTGTGCAGCAAACCCTTTCACGTAGCGAGCAAAATGTGGGCGCACTGCAAGGAGGTGCACGTTAGGGAGAGGAATTTTTCGTGTACCATGTGTGAAAAAAAGTTCTTCACAAGGACACACGTTCAAAAGCACATGGTGAAACATTTGGGGGAGAGAACGCATCATTGCGAGATCTGCAAAAAGTCGTACGCCAGGAAACAGACGTTGCGCGACCATATGCGTATACACAACGGCGATAGACGCTACGCTTGTACGCAGTGCAGTCAAGCGTTCGTACAAAACACGAGCCTCAAGTTGCATATGAAAGTGCACCATCCTCAAAACTAG
- the LOC121740253 gene encoding zinc finger protein 62 homolog isoform X4, with amino-acid sequence MEFQETVVKDSPGLCRCCLSEGCYKELGAEYTWFNETEIYADMLLDCFDISISQHVDGPNGPNRLICEVCITRLRDACEFKKQVLESEKKFINMVCKGEFSKTVLVYKDPVKVELKDNLDTEYLDEDLDLDNDDLPEKIEIETPLDNADLTASVSAVKKKRGRPKKTLTEEEKPTPKKAKLEDKPRTSKGDTRERQRVTRGIPDFDVDSPTIIDCPPKPALTPKEKRKIMRSNVLQVLVRSTVMPFRWLKSSYRCFYCYDIFQDCNDLKNHQHVHAGDEIKEQAMNNYWEPVVYVDVSNLSCKLCPESVNDLYDLVDHLIAKHGIAYNKDIGVCMVAFKLDNFSINCLACGANFFSFGPLLYHTNKDHKGASAILCDVCGQNFKDAYLLRLHVKAVHENSGLLCPECGEKFESRSKLKTHQKNQHDLDKKFKCSLCAETFQSHYKRSRHMVTEHKNRQEIKCLYCPKTFVFRSMMMTHLRDTHLKVRNHVCSVCGWKAFNSNRLKNHMYKHSGEKNFKCDGCDKAFTTKKIMRAHFARMHKTPQPPMMQYDNPYVHQ; translated from the exons ATGGAATTTCAAGAAACCGTAGTCAAAGACAGCCCTGGCTTATGCCGGTGTTGTCTCTCCGAAGGTTGTTACAAAGAGTTGGGAGCAGAGTACACTTGGTTTAATGAGACTGAAATTTATGCCGATATGTTATTGGATTGCTTTGATATAAGT ATTTCGCAGCATGTGGATGGCCCTAATGGTCCGAATAGGCTAATATGTGAAGTTTGCATTACGAGATTACGGGATGCCTGTGAATTTAAGAAGCAAGTGCTAGAGTCAGAGAAAAAGTTTATCAACATGGTTTGCAAAGGGGAATTCAGTAAAACAG TGCTGGTGTACAAGGACCCTGTAAAAGTAGAACTCAAAGACAACTTGGATACAGAATATCTTGATGAAGATTTGGACCTTGATAATg ATGATTTACCCGAAAAAATAGAAATAGAGACTCCTCTTGATAATGCTGATTTGACTGCATCAGTGTCGGCAGTAAAAAAGAAAAGAGGAAGACCAAAGAAGACTTTAACTGAAGAAGAAAAACCCACACCGAAAAAAGCTAAACTTGAAGATAAACCAAGGACATCTAAAG GAGATACTAGAGAAAGACAGAGAGTCACCAGAGGCATTCCTGACTTCGACGTGGATTCTCCTACCATAATCGACTGCCCGCCGAAGCCGGCACTCACTCCTAAAGAGAAGCGTAAGATTATGAGAAGCAACGTTCTGCAAGTGTTAGTGAGGTCGACGGTGATGCCTTTTAGATGGTTGAAAAGCTCCTACCGATGCTTTTACTGCTACGATATATTTCAAGACTGCAACGATTTGAAGAACCATCAACACGTGCACGCCGGCGACGAGATAAAGGAGCAGGCGATGAACAACTACTGGGAGCCGGTGGTGTACGTGGATGTGTCCAATTTGTCATGTAAACTGTGTCCGGAAAGTGTCAACGATCTGTACGACCTAGTGGATCACTTAATAGCCAAACACGGCATCGCGTACAACAAAGACATCGGCGTATGCATGGTCGCCTTCAAATTGGACAATTTTTCAATAAACTGTCTAGCTTGCGGTGCAAATTTTTTCTCGTTTGGACCGCTTCTGTACCACACGAACAAGGACCATAAGGGCGCATCGGCAATACTGTGCGACGTTTGCGGACAAAATTTTAAAGACGCATATCTTTTACGATTGCACGTGAAAGCGGTTCACGAGAACAGCGGCCTGCTGTGTCCCGAGTGCGGGGAGAAATTCGAGTCGCGTTCGAAACTGAAGACTCATCAGAAGAATCAGCACGATTTGgataaaaaattcaaatgttCGCTCTGCGCCGAGACGTTTCAGAGCCATTACAAGCGATCCAGACATATGGTCACCGAGCACAAGAACAGACAGGAGATAAAATGTCTTTACTGTCCGAAAACCTTCGTGTTCAGATCCATGATGATGACGCATTTGAGGGACACGCACTTGAAGGTTCGAAATCACGTTTGCAGCGTTTGCGGATGGAAAGCTTTCAACAGTAACCGTTTGAAGAATCACATGTACAAACACAGCGGTGAAAAGAATTTTAAATGTGATGGATGCGACAAGGCCTTTACGACAAAGAAAATAATGAGAGCCCATTTCGCGAGAATGCATAAGACACCTCAGCCACCTATGATGCAATATGACAATCCATATGTTCATCAATAA
- the LOC121740253 gene encoding zinc finger protein 62-like isoform X2, with protein sequence MEFQETVVKDSPGLCRCCLSEGCYKELGAEYTWFNETEIYADMLLDCFDISISQHVDGPNGPNRLICEVCITRLRDACEFKKQVLESEKKFINMVCKGEFSKTVLVYKDPVKVELKDNLDTEYLDEDLDLDNDDLPEKIEIETPLDNADLTASVSAVKKKRGRPKKTLTEEEKPTPKKAKLEDKPRTSKDKFGPEIKIDANKLTHRSLQNLFTCTTILPFEYNGRYRCFYCGEEQTVYNDIKVHTLSHKCIENDQFLKIIKCEDNKVKVDVSEIKCLICEETFENSSTIITHLKIKHKKDCNKDITSHLIPFRLIDLKCLNCSSKFKNIDALIGHDCKKRLINDRSNSDGGDSKLFSKKIDLDVNIPHRAKYVCTKCTISFSTFDALEKHNAEDHIVKCDICFRVFLSDRGLSKHIKNDHTPQQDKPNTVSEIRSNVACIFNMSTIIPFKYFTNRFKCFYCGKQYNESLDLREHTVVEHPVCDVNHKCMSLRGRLERPLKIDTSVISCKLCHTSMQDVDSLIDHLMSEHEARYDKSVDNNLQPFKLIKDKYPCPICEEEHLFFGKLLSHMSQEHSENKHLCMHCGRSFRSAPGFRFHVRNCRGTTVTFKCDVCNLECSSKNILQRHLGNEHDIKRIKCNVCGEKFTARYALNRHMIDAHDSGNVCQYCGKQFPGNYFLVDHVEKIHLKEKGVKCEMCDKSFYDAKRLKNHMVKHQETRVFRCDVCGKPFRWKKNLKGHMNKHHNNFLAD encoded by the exons ATGGAATTTCAAGAAACCGTAGTCAAAGACAGCCCTGGCTTATGCCGGTGTTGTCTCTCCGAAGGTTGTTACAAAGAGTTGGGAGCAGAGTACACTTGGTTTAATGAGACTGAAATTTATGCCGATATGTTATTGGATTGCTTTGATATAAGT ATTTCGCAGCATGTGGATGGCCCTAATGGTCCGAATAGGCTAATATGTGAAGTTTGCATTACGAGATTACGGGATGCCTGTGAATTTAAGAAGCAAGTGCTAGAGTCAGAGAAAAAGTTTATCAACATGGTTTGCAAAGGGGAATTCAGTAAAACAG TGCTGGTGTACAAGGACCCTGTAAAAGTAGAACTCAAAGACAACTTGGATACAGAATATCTTGATGAAGATTTGGACCTTGATAATg ATGATTTACCCGAAAAAATAGAAATAGAGACTCCTCTTGATAATGCTGATTTGACTGCATCAGTGTCGGCAGTAAAAAAGAAAAGAGGAAGACCAAAGAAGACTTTAACTGAAGAAGAAAAACCCACACCGAAAAAAGCTAAACTTGAAGATAAACCAAGGACATCTAAAG ATAAGTTTGGACCGGAAATCAAAATTGATGCTAATAAATTAACTCATCGTAGTCTTCAAAATCTCTTTACCTGCACCACTATACTACCGTTCGAATATAATGGAAGATACCGTTGCTTCTATTGCGGGGAGGAGCAGACGGTGTACAATGACATAAAAGTCCACACGTTGAGCCACAAATGTATAGAAAATGATCAGTTTCTTAAAATCATTAAATGTGAGGATAATAAAGTAAAAGTAGACGTCTCCGAGATAAAATGCCTAATATGCGAGGAAACGTTTGAAAATTCATCTACAATTATAAcccatttaaaaattaaacataaaaaggACTGCAATAAAGATATAACGTCTCATTTAATACCATTTAGGCTAATCGATTTGAAATGTCTAAATTGTAGTAGCAAATTCAAAAACATCGATGCATTAATTGGCCATGATTGTAAAAAACGTCTAATTAACGATAGAAGTAATAGCGATGGTGGTGAttctaaattattttctaaaaaaatagaTTTGGATGTAAATATACCGCATAGAGCAAAGTATGTGTGCACTAAGTGTACAATTAGTTTCTCTACATTCGATGCTCTGGAAAAACACAACGCGGAGGATCACATCGTGAAGTGTGATATCTGCTTCCGGGTCTTCCTTTCGGATCGTGGTCTATCGAAACATATCAAAAACGATCATACCCCGCAACAAGATAAACCTAACACCGTGAGTGAAATCAGAAGTAACGTCGCGTGTATTTTCAATATGTCGACGATTAtcccttttaaatattttactaacagATTTAAGTGCTTCTACTGTGGCAAACAATATAACGAAAGTTTGGATCTAAGAGAACATACGGTCGTCGAACATCCAGTTTGTGATGTGAATCATAAATGTATGTCGTTGCGGGGCAGGCTGGAACGCCCTCTCAAAATCGATACATCCGTTATCTCCTGCAAGCTGTGTCACACGTCTATGCAGGACGTGGACTCTTTGATCGACCATTTGATGTCGGAACACGAGGCGCGATACGATAAATCGGTCGATAATAATTTGCAACCCTTCAAATTGATCAAAGATAAATACCCGTGTCCGATTTGTGAAGAAGAGCATCTGTTCTTTGGCAAATTGTTGAGTCACATGTCTCAGGAGCACTCGGAAAATAAACATTTGTGCATGCACTGCGGCAGATCTTTTCGAAGCGCGCCCGGCTTCCGGTTTCACGTGAGAAATTGTCGCGGGACAACGGTCACTTTCAAATGCGACGTGTGTAACTTGGAGTGTTCGTCGAAGAACATTTTGCAACGTCACTTAGGAAATGAACATGACATCAAGAGGATAAAATGTAACGTATGCGGTGAGAAATTCACGGCGAGATATGCTTTAAACAGACACATGATAGACGCGCACGACTCCGGGAACGTGTGCCAGTATTGCGGAAAACAATTCCCCGGCAACTACTTCCTAGTGGACCACGTTGAAAAAATCCATTTGAAAGAGAAAGGTGTTAAATGTGAGATGTGTGACAAGAGTTTCTATGATGCTAAACGTTTAAAAAACCACATGGTCAAACACCAGGAAACGCGAGTCTTCCGTTGTGATGTTTGTGGGAAACCATTTCGGTGGAAAAAGAATTTGAAAGGTCACATGAATAAGCATCATAACAATTTCCTCGCTGATTAG
- the LOC121740253 gene encoding zinc finger protein 62 homolog isoform X1 gives MEFQETVVKDSPGLCRCCLSEGCYKELGAEYTWFNETEIYADMLLDCFDISISQHVDGPNGPNRLICEVCITRLRDACEFKKQVLESEKKFINMVCKGEFSKTVLVYKDPVKVELKDNLDTEYLDEDLDLDNDDLPEKIEIETPLDNADLTASVSAVKKKRGRPKKTLTEEEKPTPKKAKLEDKPRTSKDEFQGIYSSERRRRNLQIIFNNTSIIPFKWKKQYVCFYCGEAYAEYEEFRKHTKSHGMCTTSDNALKMINGRHIEVKLDTSEIYCEICDETFQNFKEIIDHLITEHKVEYDKDFDMLFQEYRLLDNRCRYCDEEFTDFRSLLHHMKTLHTPKDFICDSCGAGFKKKIRLSNHLRTYHRDGGYSCDLCSEMFESRIWLKKHQNNFHPRDCKACNASFPSCILLQEHIERDHPDDGDLKCAYCHYCLKKFHTKQELNQHIGRCKMKLQVKVSHDTNPSGTGGNRIQPRKRHNTSQMRKNIHTVLDLSTAVPFMFTSSTFCCFYCPQKFFEFDDLREHTLKDHPVCESKSKYLNRCKGERVTVKIDISSLSCTVCGLPMEGFDNLIDHIISEHRSPYDKSIASCFELFKVAKDNIPCPYCPKVFRYFGILLKHINSDHNDNCIICDFCGKSFKKVTNLKLHIGHVHTGPYECEICGSKLKNQSCLKRHKAKHHNEKDIKCSKCPERFASQYHKQKHLIQAHDIGHRCSYCDKIFTRNSFMKDHIRRTHLKEKDVVCSVCNDRFFDNYHLKLHMVKHQGQRSFICDVCGKAFLRRRNLSTHMEMHKKYGQDNAL, from the exons ATGGAATTTCAAGAAACCGTAGTCAAAGACAGCCCTGGCTTATGCCGGTGTTGTCTCTCCGAAGGTTGTTACAAAGAGTTGGGAGCAGAGTACACTTGGTTTAATGAGACTGAAATTTATGCCGATATGTTATTGGATTGCTTTGATATAAGT ATTTCGCAGCATGTGGATGGCCCTAATGGTCCGAATAGGCTAATATGTGAAGTTTGCATTACGAGATTACGGGATGCCTGTGAATTTAAGAAGCAAGTGCTAGAGTCAGAGAAAAAGTTTATCAACATGGTTTGCAAAGGGGAATTCAGTAAAACAG TGCTGGTGTACAAGGACCCTGTAAAAGTAGAACTCAAAGACAACTTGGATACAGAATATCTTGATGAAGATTTGGACCTTGATAATg ATGATTTACCCGAAAAAATAGAAATAGAGACTCCTCTTGATAATGCTGATTTGACTGCATCAGTGTCGGCAGTAAAAAAGAAAAGAGGAAGACCAAAGAAGACTTTAACTGAAGAAGAAAAACCCACACCGAAAAAAGCTAAACTTGAAGATAAACCAAGGACATCTAAAG ATGAATTCCAAGGCATCTACAGTTCTGAACGGAGAAGGAGAAATTTGCAAATAATCTTCAACAACACGTCCATCATCCCTTTTAAATGGAAAAAACAATACGTTTGCTTTTACTGCGGCGAGGCTTATGCCGAATACGAGGAGTTCAGGAAACACACAAAATCACACGGAATGTGCACAACGAGCGATAATGCGTTGAAAATGATTAACGGGAGGCACATAGAAGTCAAATTAGATACATCGGAGATTTATTGCGAAATTTGCGATGAAACATTTCAAAACTTCAAAGAAATTATTGATCATCTTATAACAGAGCACAAGGTCGAGTACGACAAGGACTTCGACATGCTGTTTCAGGAGTATAGACTCCTCGATAACCGTTGTCGATATTGTGATGAGGAATTTACTGACTTTAGAAGTTTACTACATCATATGAAAACCTTACACACCCCGAAGGATTTTATTTGCGACAGTTGTGGTGCAGGCTTTAAGaagaaaattcgtttatcaaaCCATCTCCGTACTTACCACCGCGACGGTGGCTACTCCTGCGACCTGTGCTCAGAAATGTTCGAGTCTCGAATTTGGttaaaaaaacatcaaaataaCTTCCATCCCAGAGATTGTAAAGCTTGCAACGCTAGTTTTCCGTCTTGTATACTGTTACAAGAACATATCGAGCGAGACCACCCGGATGACGGTGATCTAAAATGTGCATACTGCCATTATTGCCTTAAAAAGTTCCATACGAAGCAGGAGCTCAACCAACACATCGGTAGGTGCAAAATGAAATTGCAAGTGAAAGTCTCGCACGATACAAACCCGAGTGGCACAGGTGGCAACAGAATACAACCGAGGAAGAGGCATAATACTTCGCAAATGAGGAAGAACATACACACCGTTTTAGACTTGTCGACGGCCGTACCGTTTATGTTTACCTCTTCTACATTCTGTTGCTTTTATTGTCcacaaaagttttttgaattcgACGACCTCAGAGAACATACGCTAAAGGATCATCCCGTCTGCGAGTCGAAAAGTAAATACTTGAACAGATGTAAAGGCGAACGAGTCACCGTCAAGATAGACATATCGTCGTTGTCCTGCACGGTTTGCGGACTGCCGATGGAAGGTTTCGACAATTTAATAGATCACATTATCAGTGAACACCGATCGCCCTACGATAAGTCCATAGCGAGCTGCTTCGAGCTCTTCAAGGTGGCAAAGGACAATATACCCTGCCCGTACTGCCCGAAAGTCTTTCGATACTTCGGTATTCTCCTCAAACATATCAACTCGGACCACAACGATAACTGTATTATCTGCGATTTCTGCGGCAAGAGTTTCAAGAAGGTGACGAATTTAAAATTGCACATAGGGCACGTCCACACCGGACCTTACGAATGCGAAATTTGCGGATCCAAATTAAAAAATCAGTCGTGCCTAAAACGGCACAAGGCTAAACATCATAACGAGAAGGATATCAAGTGTTCGAAATGCCCGGAGCGATTCGCGAGCCAGTACCACAAACAGAAGCATCTGATCCAGGCCCACGACATCGGGCATAGATGCAGCTACTGCGACAAGATATTCACAAGGAACTCCTTCATGAAAGATCACATACGGCGGACGCACTTGAAGGAGAAGGACGTGGTCTGCTCGGTCTGCAACGACAGGTTCTTCGACAACTACCATTTGAAGTTGCACATGGTGAAACATCAGGGCCAGCGATCGTTTATCTGCGACGTGTGCGGCAAAGCTTTCCTGCGTCGAAGAAATTTGAGCACTCACATGGAGATGCATAAGAAGTATGGTCAAGATAACGCGTTGTAG
- the LOC121740253 gene encoding myoneurin-like isoform X3 → MEFQETVVKDSPGLCRCCLSEGCYKELGAEYTWFNETEIYADMLLDCFDISISQHVDGPNGPNRLICEVCITRLRDACEFKKQVLESEKKFINMVCKGEFSKTVLVYKDPVKVELKDNLDTEYLDEDLDLDNDDLPEKIEIETPLDNADLTASVSAVKKKRGRPKKTLTEEEKPTPKKAKLEDKPRTSKGAKLCSTVDKAKSIKQRNVEYVLEYSNATPFLWYLGYYRCFFCLGQTKDPNTLRDHTLQAHQLDNLELIIRDRFKGSRRKEDAVKIDATDLMCIQCPQAMNSLEELVQHLIIAHDVDYDVSEQNCLLPFKLDRERPSCGMCNLVFSSFESLLRHANQDHLAHHYICDVCGMSFRGEQPMAMHKRYYHKDGGHNCNSCNASFNTLQQKMSHENNVHGENTPYCSLCSETFKSVYLKKRHLANVHRVEELRVKCPYCPRIYPTKGLITRHVKRVHLKEKNVQCSVCSEKFFAPYDLKMHMAKHTGDRRHFLCSVCGKKFIKKIHLDYHILTHSDKKPWSCPVCGKGFTYRHNMKTHLKNTHLQNDAAKDVIEAVMKKNDRIQILDNVLIG, encoded by the exons ATGGAATTTCAAGAAACCGTAGTCAAAGACAGCCCTGGCTTATGCCGGTGTTGTCTCTCCGAAGGTTGTTACAAAGAGTTGGGAGCAGAGTACACTTGGTTTAATGAGACTGAAATTTATGCCGATATGTTATTGGATTGCTTTGATATAAGT ATTTCGCAGCATGTGGATGGCCCTAATGGTCCGAATAGGCTAATATGTGAAGTTTGCATTACGAGATTACGGGATGCCTGTGAATTTAAGAAGCAAGTGCTAGAGTCAGAGAAAAAGTTTATCAACATGGTTTGCAAAGGGGAATTCAGTAAAACAG TGCTGGTGTACAAGGACCCTGTAAAAGTAGAACTCAAAGACAACTTGGATACAGAATATCTTGATGAAGATTTGGACCTTGATAATg ATGATTTACCCGAAAAAATAGAAATAGAGACTCCTCTTGATAATGCTGATTTGACTGCATCAGTGTCGGCAGTAAAAAAGAAAAGAGGAAGACCAAAGAAGACTTTAACTGAAGAAGAAAAACCCACACCGAAAAAAGCTAAACTTGAAGATAAACCAAGGACATCTAAAG GTGCAAAATTATGTTCGACAGTGGATAAAGCAAAGtcaataaaacagagaaacGTCGAATACGTTTTGGAGTACAGCAACGCTACACCATTTTTATGGTATCTAGGATATTATAGATGCTTCTTCTGCCTCGGACAAACGAAAGATCCGAATACGTTAAGGGACCATACTCTCCAGGCTCACCAACTGGACAACCTGGAGCTCATCATTCGCGACAGGTTCAAAGGCTCCAGGAGGAAAGAAGACGCCGTCAAAATCGATGCAACGGATTTAATGTGCATCCAATGTCCGCAAGCCATGAACTCGCTAGAGGAGTTGGTACAACATTTGATCATAGCTCACGACGTCGATTACGATGTCAGCGAGCAAAATTGCCTCCTGCCTTTCAAACTCGACAGGGAGCGACCTTCGTGTGGGATGTGTAACCTGGTCTTCTCCTCCTTTGAATCTCTCCTGCGTCACGCGAACCAGGATCACCTCGCGCACCACTACATTTGCGACGTCTGTGGAATGAGCTTCCGGGGCGAGCAACCGATGGCTATGCACAAGCGATACTATCATAAAGACGGCGGGCACAATTGCAATAGTTGTAACGCAAGTTTCAACACGCTCCAGCAAAAGATGTCCCACGAAAATAACGTTCACGGAGAAAACACGCCCTACTGCTCCCTCTGTTCGGAAACATTTAAAAGCGTATATCTAAAGAAACGACACTTGGCTAACGTTCATCGAGTGGAGGAGCTGCGAGTGAAGTGCCCCTACTGCCCTAGAATATACCCCACTAAAGGCTTAATTACGCGTCACGTGAAACGAGTgcatttgaaagaaaaaaatgtgCAGTGCTCCGTCTGCTCGGAAAAGTTCTTTGCACCGTATGATTTAAAAATGCATATGGCGAAGCATACCGGTGACAGGAGACATTTTCTCTGCTCCGTTTGCGGAAAGAAATTCATAAAAAAGATCCATTTAGATTATCATATCCTGACACATAGCGACAAAAAACCATGGTCATGTCCAGTATGCGGGAAGGGGTTTACTTATCGGCATAATATGAAGACTCATTTGAAGAATACGCATCTACAAAATGATGCTGCAAAAGATGTTATAGAAGCTGTGATGAAAAAAAATGACCGTATACAAATTCTAGATAACGTGCTGATCGGGTAG
- the LOC121740255 gene encoding protein TEX261, with protein sequence MFLYIMSIASLVIQAVFLTLAIAAGLYYLAELVEEYTVMAKSVITWAVIATALVHVGLIVFEDIPISLNILGLVQQVLHGTLMKDFPVVRVQSIPFIVAVITLILHHYMALNYFGTVLYSFSEVLAYFTICLWIVPFALFVSLSANDYVLPTTGERQPLLNDDNVVTDYLYRKSKRYSLLSFFTLAKDSILPQRSKKGF encoded by the exons atgtttttatatataATGAGTATTGCATCGCTTGTTATTCAAGCAGTATTTTTAACATTAGCTATTG CTGCGGGTCTTTACTATTTAGCCGAACTGGTAGAAGAATACACAGTTATGGCTAAATCTGTTATAACTTGGGCAGTGATT GCTACTGCATTAGTACACGTTGGACTGATAGTGTTTGAAGATATACCTATAAGTTTGAATATCTTAGGTCTGGTCCAGCAAGTACTGCACGGAACCCTGATGAAAGATTTTCCAGTAGTGAGGGTTCAGAGTATACCATTCATTGTAGCAGTTATCACTCTCATTCTGCATCATTATATGGCACTAAACTACTTTGGCACAGTCCTCTACTCTTTCTCCGAG GTTCTAGCATATTTCACAATTTGCTTGTGGATTGTACCCTTTGCACTGTTTGTGTCGCTGTCTGCCAATGACTATGTTCTGCCCACCACTGGAGAACGGCAGCCACTATTAA atgATGACAATGTGGTTACAGACTATTTATATCGAAAATCCAAGAGATACAGTCTTTTATCGTTTTTCACCCTAGCCAAAGACAGCATACTGCCACAAAGGAGTAAAAAAGGCTTTTAA